CGTCAGTGCGGACACGCCCGGCCCGAGCGAGACCGACCGCCAGCACGTGGCCTGGGCCTTGTCGCGCGCGCGCCAGCGGCTGGAGCGCACCGAGGCCGATCTGCTCGACAGCCTGGGACCCATCCTGCTCGGCGAGGCCGGGCCTGCACAGGCCCTGCGGGAACGTTTCGTCGAACGCTGGCAGCAGTTCACCGCCCCCGTGATGGCCAAGGCGGTGGAAGACACGGCCTTCTACCGCTATGTGCGACTCGCCTCGCTAAACGACGTGGGCGCCGAACCGCGCCGCTTCGGCGTGTCGGTGGCCGCGTTTCACAACGCCAACGTGCAGCGCGCGCGCCACCGGCCGCATTGGCTGCTGGCCACCTCCACCCACGACAGCAAACGCTCGGAGGACGTGCGGGCGCGCCTGAATGTGCTCTCGGAGATCCCGGCGCAGTGGGCCGAGACCGTCAGCGAACTCGATCGCCTGGGCGAGCGTTTCCAGTCGGAAGTCGACGGTGTCGCGGCCCCGTCCACACAGGACCGCTGGACGTTGTTCCAGGCGCTGGTGGGCATCTGGCCGGCCCATGGCGCCACGCAAGCCGAGCGCGGCGAACTCCGGCAGCGCCTGCAGCAAACCATGCAGAAAGCCATGCGCGAGGCCAAGCGTGAGTCGCACTGGCTGAGCCCGAACGAAGCCTACGAGCAGGCGATGGAACGCTACATCGAGAGCGCGCTGTCGTTCGAGAGCTTCGTGCAGCGGCTGGAAGCCTGCGTGCGCGGGATCGCACCCACCGGCTTTCGCAACAGCCTGGCCCAGCTTGCATTGAAGATGACCGTGCCCGGCGTGCCCGACATCTACCAAGGCTGCGAGCAGTGGAATTTCAGCCTGGTGGACCCGGACAACCGCCGCCCCGTGGACTTCCCCGAACTCGCCGCCGCGTTGCAACGCCACCAGCCGCTGTACGCCCACGGTGCATGGCCGAGCGAGGCGCTCTGGCGCGCCTTGCTGCCGGCCTGCCCCGGCGCGGAACTCAAACAGATGGTCACCTGGCGTCTGTTGCAGTTGCGCCGTGCGCACGCCGGCCTGTTCCGCGATGGCGCCTACCTGCCACTGGCCGTTGCAGGCACAGCGGGCGAACACCTGCTGGCGTTTGCCCGCCTGCACGAAGGACGCGCGGTGGTCGTGCTGGTCGCGCGTCTGCTGCACGGACTGGCGCAGCGGGGCTGGGGCGACACCCTCGTTCACATCGCGGCAGCGCACCCCACGCTGGACAGGACCGAACACTGGCAGAACACGATGACCGGAGAAGTCCTGGCCGACGACGGCCGCGGGCTGCGTGCGCAGGACGTGCTCGGCGACGTTGGCGCGCAAGGCCACCGCCTGCCGTTCGCGGTGCTGGTGCGGCAGGAGGCAGCATGAACATCCTCTTCGTCACTCCCGAATGCGCGCCGCTGGTGAAGACGGGCGGCCTGGGCGACGTGAGCGCCGCCCTGCCGCGCGCGCTGGCGGCGCTGGGGCACGACGTGCGCGTGCTCATGCCGGCTTACGGCCACATGCAGGCCCGGGGCGAACTCACCGGCCACTTCGTGCTGCCGGCCTTCGGCCCCTGGCCCGCCGCGCAACTGCTCCAACTCGAACGCCCCGGCACGGCGCCGATGTGGTTGTTGTCCTGTCCCGAGCTGTATGCGCGCGGCGGCAGCCCTTACGGCGAAGCCGCAGGACCAGACCATGCCGACAACGCCCGGCGCTTCGGCATGCTCAGCCGCGTCGCCGCATGGATGGGCACGGCCGCCACGCCCTGCGGCTGGCAGGCCGACATCGTGCATGGCAACGACTGGCCTTGTGGTCTCGCGCCGCTGTTCCTGCGCCATGCGCGCGTAGGTGCCACGACGCCGGTGGCCCGCAGCATCATGACCGTGCACAACCTGGCGTTCCAAGGACTGTTTCCCATGGACGCCTGCGACTCGCTCGGCATTCCCGCGCAAGACCGCGGCATCGACGGCGTGGAGTTCTGGGGACAGGCGTCCATGCTCAAGGCCGGCTTGCAGTTCGCCGACGCCATCACCACCGTCAGCCCGACGTACGCGCACGAAATCCAGCAGGCCGACAACGGCTTTGGACTGGACGGCGTGCTGCTCAGCCGCCGCCAAGACCTGCACGGCATCCTGAACGGCATCGACACGCAGGTGTGGAACCCGGCCACCGACAAGCTCATTGCCGCTCGCTACAGCGCGGCCGACCTCTCGGGCAAGGCGGCCAACAAGACCGCGCTGCAAGCCCACTGCGAGCTGCAGCCCACGCGCAACCGCATGCTCTTCGGCCTGGTGGGCCGCCTCACTGACCAAAAGGGCGTAGACCTGGTGGCGCGGGCGGCGCCCGCCATCGTGCAGGGTAGCGGCCAGCTGGTCGTGCTCGGCGCGGGCGATACCGCGCTGCAGGATGCCCTGCGGGACGCTGCGGCTGCCCACCCGGGTCAGGTGAGCGTGACCCTCGGCTTCGACGAAACCCTGGCCCACCAGATCGAGGCCGGCGCCGATGCCTTCCTCATGCCCTCGCGCTTCGAGCCCTGCGGCCTGAACCAGATGTACAGCCAGGCCTACGGCACACCGCCCATCGTCGCGCCCGTCGGCGGTTTGCGGGACTCGGTGACCGACGCGGCCGATGGCGGTGGTGGCTTCGTGATGGCGTCGCACGATCAGGCAGCGTTCGGCGATGCGATCGTCCGTGCGACCAACGCCTGGCGCGACACCGGCACCTGGCGCGCGGTGCAACGCGCCGGCATGGCGCGCGAGTTCGCTTGGGACGCGCCAGCGCGGCGCTACGCATCGCTCTACGAAAACCTGCTCAACGCCGCGCCTTGACCCCTCAGCGCGCGCTGGTCTTGCTCATGTGCCAGGCCACCAGCGCATTGGCATGGCCGTGGCCCATGCCGTGTTCCGTCTTCAGCAGGCTCACCAGCTCCATGTGCTTCATCGGGCCGGCCTTCTGAAGCACCTGCATCCAATGGTCGATCGGCTGGCCGTATTTCTTTTCGATGGACGGGAAATAGGACGCGGGGCCTTTGACGGGAGGTTGGGTAGGCATCAGGACACGCTTTCGGTAGTCGTCATAGGAAAATGCAGATGGGTGCCAACATGCCGCCGCTGCCCTACTCCTGCGGTGGCAGTTGAATCCCCTTCAACAACTGCTTCATCGAATCGTCCACCTCATGCGAGGTCGGCCGCGCCGGCCGTCCGCTCTCCAGCAACTGCGCGACCAGCTCCAACAACGCATCCACGTCGAAAGGCTTGACCAGAAGGGCGTCGTAGTCGCTGAAGCTCTGGCGCACCACCTCTTCGCTCGTCCCGCTCATGAAGATGAACGGAATCTGCGCCAGCGCCGGGTCGCTACGCACGATCTGACCGAGTTCGCCGCCGTTCATGGTGGGCATCATGAAGTCGGACAGAATGAGCGCCGGCGCCTCGCCTTTCAGCAACTCGACGGCGACCTTGCCGTTGGACGCGTTGGCCACACGGTAGCCGGCCGTCTCCAGCAACAGCCGCATGACCTCCGCGTTGCCGTATTCGTCTTCGACGACCAAGACCAGTTTCACCGTGGTGGTCCCGCTTGCATGGCGTTGTGTGGTGTTGCGTTCAGGAGCCCGAGGGCCGGCGGCTGGACACGGCGAGCTGCACGTCGACCGACTGCTGGCTGGCGTGGCCGCCGCGCACCTTGGTCACGCCCAGCCAGCGGCGACCGACGCCTTCGGCAGCCGTCTCCCGGCTGGCGGCGAGCGATCTGGGCTCCGAGGAGAAGTCGAACGCGTTGTCGAACAGGCCCACCACGCCATCGGCCAACGCGGTACCGGCCGCGACGGCCAGGGCCGCCGGGTCGACCGTGAAAAGCGAGGTCACGCCGCGTTCCCGCAGTTCGGCCAACAGCCTCCCCAGGAACCGGTAGCCGCGTTCGGGAAAGGCCAGGGTGTCGGCCAGGCCAGCCAGGCCGTCGATGACCAAGCGGCGTGCGCCCAGCTCGTCCACGAGGCGAAGCACCTTGTGCCCCATCTCGTCCATGGACTCGTCTTCGAGGCCCAGCCGTTCGATCTGCAAGGCGCCGGAGTCCACTGCTTCGGCAATGGCCAGGCCGAGGTTGCTGCCCGCGCGCTGAAGATCGTCGGCGGTCTCTGTGCAGGTCATGAACAGCGCAGGCTCTTCCACGGTGGCCGAGGACGCGAACGCGAGCGCGACGGTGGTCTTTCCGCTGCCGCTCTCGCCCACCACGATGCCGGCGCTGCCCGCCAGCAGCCCGCGTTCGCGCAATACACCGTCGAGCCCGGGCATACCGGAGGACACGTGCTGCACGGCCAGTTGGGGGCTGTTGTCCTTCTTCGGGTCGATGGGCAGGCTCTCCAGGCGCGGGAAGAACCGCAGGCCTTTGTCGGAAATGCAGAACGTGTGGCTGCCGCGAATGACCATGCTGCCGCGGAACTTGCGCACTTGCAGGCGGCGCTCGGCGCGCCAGTGGAAGCCGTGGTCTTCGAAGGCAAAGATGCCGTCGACCATGGTCTGCTCGGCGCTCAGCGCATTGCCGTGCCCGCTGGTCAGCACCAGACAGGTGCAGGACATCACGCTCACCAGGCTCTGCAGTTCGTGAACGAACTGCCGCACGGATTCGTCGGCGGACATGGCCTCGCGGTTCACGACCAGACCATCGATCACGAGCAGGGACGCGCGATGGCGAGCCAACTCGGCGCGCAACAGGCCCACCACGCCCTTGAGGCCGTCGGTCTCGAATTCGCGGTAGCCGCTGATGTAGAAGACGCGCGCGTTGACCTGCGATCTTTGGAAGAAGTCCTGCCCTTCCATGTGCTGCAGCATGCGCGCGTGCGATTCGGCGAGCATGGTGACGTACAGGGTGCACACGTCACCTTGGGCCAGGGTGTAGGCGATCTGGTTGGCCAGGGTGGTCTTACCTACACCGGGCGGGCCTTCGAAGATGTATACGCCCCCTCCAAACAGGCCACCGTGCAGGATTTCGTCCAAACCGGGGACTTGGGTCGGCAATCTTTTCATTCTCATGGGGACAGGTCGGTTCACGGACTTGCTGGCAATCGTCCGAGGATACGCCAACCTGCCGCACCCGCCGTCTGCACAGCCCGTCCCGGTGTCAAGGCGCGCCGGGCTGCCTTGCCGTCATCGAACCGAAAGCAATGCCGTATCCGCCGACACCGATGTGCGCACCTCGTCCCCCAGCAGCACCGAGCCGGTGGCACGCTGGTGCTGGCGCCGCATTTCGCCGCGCTCGGCGATATCGTCCAGTACGGAGAGAAAACCTGCCATCAGCATCCCGGCCATCACCAGCATCACGCCGATCAGGACATGCGGGAGGTAGTGGATCAGCAGGTCGTCGCCACTGTCCGCGCGCTGATGGTTGGGGCTCATGGTCTTCTCCGAGGTGCGTTGATCGCGTCAACGGATGATCCTCGCGGGCCATGCCCCGCCATGTCGGCTCAGCTCGACGGCCGATGTAGGAGAGCACCGACAGAGGCCAGCGCCCCCTGCTCGCGGACCACATCCTTGGGCTTGCCGACCGTCTTCAGGGATTGCAGCGCCTTCTCCACCACGGCGCCCGGTGCGTTGACCGGACGCAGCAGGCGGTTGGCGATCAGGCGTTCGCAGCTGCGCTTGGTCATGGAGTGCGGCCGGCCACCCCGGCTCACGAACATGAACAAGGTGCTCTTGCTGCTGGCCCAGATGAGTTGCGCGCGCAGCCATTCGCGGTGCGAATACAGGTCGACCCAGTCGCCTTCGCGCAGCGAAATGAGCACGGCCGCGGCGTTGATGTCCGCCCGCTCGGCTTCCTGGGCCAACGCGGCTGCCTGGGAATCGTCTGCGCTGGCGCGCGCCTGCACCTGGGACTCGATCAAGTCGTCGAAATCGCTGGGCATCGTGTCCTGGAAGCCGGCCGCCTCCAGCTCGACCTTGCCCAGCCAGGGCTGCGCCTTCGGGCGGGGGTTGCGCTGTTCCGGCGTGGCCGGCAGGGTTTCGTCCAGATCCATTGACATCGACGACGGGATGTCGTCCATCGGCAGGGAAGACGGCACACCCTCCACCGACCCCGGCTCGGACAGGCTGGCGTCGTGGCGGATGCGCGCGCGCCGCAAGCCCAGCACCGGTTGGTGCAGGCGCATGAGCGCGTCGAAGAAAGGCTTGGTTTCCTCGCGCGTCTTGCCCAGCATGTCCAGACCCGAGTGCAACGTGGCCAGCATGGCCGGGACCATGGCGAACAGCTCCTTGGGTCGCTTGAGCGTGACCTCTTTCTTCACGCTCCACAACAGGTTGGAGACCACCTTGCGGTAGCCGCCCGGGTCCAGTTGCTGTCCCGCGTCGTCCAGCTGGGCCGAGGCGATCACGAGCGCCCACGGGCCATAGAGGAAATCGAGGATCACGCCCGGGGCATTCTCGACGTCGGGACGCTGGCTCAGCTCCCAGGCGATCTGGTCGGCCATCGCCTGGCGCTCTTCGGCGTAGCGGATGGACTGCAGGCCGTTGTCCTGCAGCGCGAGTTCGTTGCGGTCCTGGGCGTCCCAGCTTTCGCGCAGCGCGGTCAGCGCGTCTGCGAAGGGCTGCGGATCGCTGGAAGCATTGGCGTTGAGCGCGTTGAACGCCTGCTGCACCGGCTGGAAGAAACCGCCGAATTCCTCGGTGAACTCGTCGTTGAACTTGAAGCTGCGCTGCGCCACGCTCTCGACCAGGCGCCGCGCCGGGTGCTCTTCTTCGTTGAAGAACTTCGGGTTGGCCATGGCCAGGCGCAGCAAAGCCGGCTCCAGCGCCACCACCGCTTCGCGAACGGGCCCCAGCAGCAGCGGGTCGCTCGCCACCTGGCTCACCAGCGTGCGCACCAGGTCCAGGCCCACGGCCTGGTGGACGCGCTGCGCCTTCTGCTTGAGGTGCATCAGCACCCGCTCGCGCTCGTGGGCCGCGGCGTAGGTGCCCCAGGCTTGCCGGCTCAGCTGGCTGCCAATGCCGACCTCGCGCGCCGGCCGGTCCACAGCGGGCAGATCGCGGTACTGCGTCTGCCGCT
The sequence above is a segment of the Hydrogenophaga sp. BPS33 genome. Coding sequences within it:
- a CDS encoding response regulator, which gives rise to MKLVLVVEDEYGNAEVMRLLLETAGYRVANASNGKVAVELLKGEAPALILSDFMMPTMNGGELGQIVRSDPALAQIPFIFMSGTSEEVVRQSFSDYDALLVKPFDVDALLELVAQLLESGRPARPTSHEVDDSMKQLLKGIQLPPQE
- a CDS encoding RAD55 family ATPase codes for the protein MRMKRLPTQVPGLDEILHGGLFGGGVYIFEGPPGVGKTTLANQIAYTLAQGDVCTLYVTMLAESHARMLQHMEGQDFFQRSQVNARVFYISGYREFETDGLKGVVGLLRAELARHRASLLVIDGLVVNREAMSADESVRQFVHELQSLVSVMSCTCLVLTSGHGNALSAEQTMVDGIFAFEDHGFHWRAERRLQVRKFRGSMVIRGSHTFCISDKGLRFFPRLESLPIDPKKDNSPQLAVQHVSSGMPGLDGVLRERGLLAGSAGIVVGESGSGKTTVALAFASSATVEEPALFMTCTETADDLQRAGSNLGLAIAEAVDSGALQIERLGLEDESMDEMGHKVLRLVDELGARRLVIDGLAGLADTLAFPERGYRFLGRLLAELRERGVTSLFTVDPAALAVAAGTALADGVVGLFDNAFDFSSEPRSLAASRETAAEGVGRRWLGVTKVRGGHASQQSVDVQLAVSSRRPSGS
- a CDS encoding DUF4287 domain-containing protein, yielding MPTQPPVKGPASYFPSIEKKYGQPIDHWMQVLQKAGPMKHMELVSLLKTEHGMGHGHANALVAWHMSKTSAR
- the glgA gene encoding glycogen synthase GlgA, with protein sequence MNILFVTPECAPLVKTGGLGDVSAALPRALAALGHDVRVLMPAYGHMQARGELTGHFVLPAFGPWPAAQLLQLERPGTAPMWLLSCPELYARGGSPYGEAAGPDHADNARRFGMLSRVAAWMGTAATPCGWQADIVHGNDWPCGLAPLFLRHARVGATTPVARSIMTVHNLAFQGLFPMDACDSLGIPAQDRGIDGVEFWGQASMLKAGLQFADAITTVSPTYAHEIQQADNGFGLDGVLLSRRQDLHGILNGIDTQVWNPATDKLIAARYSAADLSGKAANKTALQAHCELQPTRNRMLFGLVGRLTDQKGVDLVARAAPAIVQGSGQLVVLGAGDTALQDALRDAAAAHPGQVSVTLGFDETLAHQIEAGADAFLMPSRFEPCGLNQMYSQAYGTPPIVAPVGGLRDSVTDAADGGGGFVMASHDQAAFGDAIVRATNAWRDTGTWRAVQRAGMAREFAWDAPARRYASLYENLLNAAP
- a CDS encoding DUF1631 family protein; its protein translation is MPASSRLLQQCFEEALSSAPEMLARCADAAIASLQAAEKASMDVRERDQFAKAWWGLLQNKIPWGSQFTQHLREALDTSPESNSSRPGLLSTTSMLSLVEDQAVNESLESARLVHDLLPVVEQQLSVLDALMSSVVGLPTVQAERNPMRPSVFVRALRALMAASESEPEVRAMWLRHMDKALGHELQKLYERVALILQRANVQEAGYRVRLASGATRPGVGGSASTRAAPFDTSSHGELASQWQTSGHGTHRNSTWGSATHLPPMPSLGRRQPGVGHHVFHEFLNEGGAQYDRHLTPEYYEQVSEELAAIEAYAAIPLLDESMIIERQTQYRDLPAVDRPAREVGIGSQLSRQAWGTYAAAHERERVLMHLKQKAQRVHQAVGLDLVRTLVSQVASDPLLLGPVREAVVALEPALLRLAMANPKFFNEEEHPARRLVESVAQRSFKFNDEFTEEFGGFFQPVQQAFNALNANASSDPQPFADALTALRESWDAQDRNELALQDNGLQSIRYAEERQAMADQIAWELSQRPDVENAPGVILDFLYGPWALVIASAQLDDAGQQLDPGGYRKVVSNLLWSVKKEVTLKRPKELFAMVPAMLATLHSGLDMLGKTREETKPFFDALMRLHQPVLGLRRARIRHDASLSEPGSVEGVPSSLPMDDIPSSMSMDLDETLPATPEQRNPRPKAQPWLGKVELEAAGFQDTMPSDFDDLIESQVQARASADDSQAAALAQEAERADINAAAVLISLREGDWVDLYSHREWLRAQLIWASSKSTLFMFVSRGGRPHSMTKRSCERLIANRLLRPVNAPGAVVEKALQSLKTVGKPKDVVREQGALASVGALLHRPSS